The following proteins are encoded in a genomic region of Protaetiibacter sp. SSC-01:
- a CDS encoding helix-turn-helix domain-containing protein: MASTDPEPLWRHLLGDQLRGIRQDRGQTLTETAKRAGVSPQYLSEMERGLKEPSSEMIAAVAGALDTSLVDLTMGVAERARELAPAQPAQASVRASLALAA; this comes from the coding sequence ATGGCGAGCACCGACCCCGAGCCGCTGTGGCGGCACCTCCTCGGCGACCAGCTGCGCGGCATCCGCCAGGATCGCGGGCAGACCCTGACCGAGACCGCGAAGCGCGCGGGCGTCTCACCGCAGTACCTGTCGGAGATGGAGCGCGGGCTCAAGGAGCCGTCGAGCGAGATGATCGCGGCCGTCGCGGGCGCCCTCGACACGAGCCTCGTCGACCTCACGATGGGCGTCGCCGAGCGGGCGCGCGAGCTCGCACCTGCGCAGCCGGCCCAGGCGAGCGTGCGAGCCTCGCTCGCGCTCGCCGCCTGA
- a CDS encoding ClpP family protease, translated as MTSYTIPNVIAQHPRGERIMDVYSQLLTERVVYLGTPIDAGVANVLVAQLLHLEADNPDRDIQLYINCEGGDPSAMLAVYDTMRYIRPQVATTVVGQAVAVGAVLLAAGTEGKRAALPHARVVLHQPVSQGRGAIPDLILQADEVVRVRSDIEAILSRHTGQTVERLRADTDHDRVFTAAAARDYGLVDAVMTDRGGAAPLATAGLPR; from the coding sequence ATGACGAGCTACACGATCCCCAACGTCATCGCCCAGCACCCGCGCGGCGAGCGGATCATGGACGTCTACTCGCAGCTGCTCACCGAGCGCGTCGTCTACCTCGGCACCCCGATCGACGCGGGCGTCGCGAACGTGCTCGTGGCGCAGCTGCTGCACCTCGAGGCCGACAACCCCGACCGCGACATCCAGCTCTACATCAACTGCGAGGGCGGCGACCCGAGCGCGATGCTCGCCGTCTACGACACGATGCGCTACATCCGTCCGCAGGTCGCGACGACGGTCGTCGGGCAGGCGGTCGCCGTGGGCGCGGTGCTGCTCGCAGCGGGCACCGAGGGCAAGCGGGCCGCCCTGCCGCACGCGCGCGTCGTGCTGCACCAGCCGGTCTCGCAGGGGCGGGGAGCGATCCCCGACCTGATCCTGCAGGCGGATGAGGTGGTGCGGGTGCGCTCGGACATCGAGGCGATCCTGTCGCGGCACACCGGCCAGACCGTCGAGCGGCTACGGGCCGACACCGACCACGACCGCGTCTTCACCGCCGCGGCCGCCCGCGACTACGGACTCGTCGACGCCGTCATGACGGATCGGGGCGGAGCGGCGCCGCTCGCGACGGCGGGGCTGCCCAGGTAG
- a CDS encoding ABC transporter ATP-binding protein, which produces MIEAKGLTKRYGDKVAVDDVTFTVRPGAVTGFLGPNGAGKSTTMRMIVGLTRPTEGSVTVQGQRYAELRSPLTTVGALLDAKAVHTGRTAYHHLLALGATHGIPKSRVQEVIELTGLDAVANKRVKGFSLGMGQRLGIAAALLGDPQVLIFDEPVNGLDPEGVRWVRNFARYLASEGRTVFLSSHLMSEVALTADHVIVIGKGRILADAPVADFVAGAGRQAVRVRTDRAAELAELLARSGATVASEQAGVLEISGLETADIAGAAVAAGIVLLELTPITTSLEDAYMALTDDAVEYRTHEVPAGVTR; this is translated from the coding sequence ATGATCGAGGCGAAGGGCCTCACCAAGAGGTACGGCGACAAGGTCGCCGTCGACGACGTCACCTTCACGGTGCGTCCGGGCGCTGTCACGGGCTTCCTCGGTCCGAACGGCGCCGGCAAGTCCACCACGATGCGCATGATCGTCGGCCTCACCCGCCCCACCGAGGGCAGCGTGACGGTGCAGGGTCAGCGCTACGCCGAGCTCCGCTCTCCGCTCACCACCGTGGGCGCGCTGCTCGACGCCAAGGCCGTGCACACCGGCCGCACCGCCTACCACCACCTGCTCGCCCTCGGGGCGACCCACGGCATCCCGAAGTCCCGGGTGCAGGAGGTCATCGAGCTCACGGGCCTGGATGCCGTGGCGAACAAGCGCGTCAAGGGCTTCTCGCTCGGAATGGGCCAGCGCCTCGGCATCGCGGCCGCCCTCCTCGGCGACCCGCAGGTGCTCATCTTCGACGAGCCCGTCAACGGTCTCGACCCCGAGGGCGTGCGCTGGGTGCGCAACTTCGCCCGCTACCTCGCGAGCGAGGGCCGCACGGTGTTCCTCTCGAGCCACCTCATGAGCGAGGTGGCGCTCACCGCCGATCACGTCATCGTCATCGGCAAGGGCCGCATCCTCGCGGATGCGCCGGTCGCCGATTTCGTCGCGGGCGCCGGGCGCCAGGCGGTGCGGGTGCGCACGGATCGGGCTGCCGAGCTCGCCGAGCTGCTCGCGCGCAGCGGGGCGACGGTCGCATCCGAGCAGGCGGGCGTGCTGGAGATCTCGGGTCTCGAGACGGCCGACATCGCCGGTGCGGCGGTCGCGGCGGGTATCGTCCTGCTCGAGCTCACCCCGATCACCACCTCGCTGGAGGACGCGTACATGGCACTCACCGACGATGCGGTCGAATACCGCACGCACGAGGTGCCCGCGGGGGTGACCCGATGA
- a CDS encoding DEAD/DEAH box helicase — protein MDPALERFSPATREWFAGAFPEPTAAQAGAWEAISSGRHALVVAPTGSGKTLSAFLWSLDRLLTSPPADPATRTRVLYISPLKALGVDVERNLRSPLVGITQTAKRLGMAPPDIRVGVRSGDTTSADRRLLVREPPDILITTPESLYLMLTSQARSTLAGVETVIVDEIHAVAATKRGAHLAVSLERLDAMLPKPAQRIGLSATVRPLEEVARFLGGRERVEIVSPPIQKTFELRVVVPVEDMTELGARATDAALDDGEKALASGGSIWPHVDRAIVEEVLRHRSTIVFANSRRLAERITASMNEIYEELLAEGAEAGAGEPGAGFDTPPSAATQPAGSAQAGSAQAGSAPAGSSWLSSDPQDRVSKPAPRKPPAQLMGASGQTAGAEPVLARAHHGSVSKEQRAQIEDDLKSGRLRCVVATSSLELGIDMGAVDLVIQVESPPSVASGLQRVGRAGHQVGEISKGVMFPKHRADLLHTAIATERMREGLIEAISIPQNPLDILAQQTVAAVALDSLDVEEWFDTVRRSAPFATLPRSAYEATLDLLAGRYPSDEFAELRPRVVWDRVAGTISGRPGAQRLAVTSGGTIPDRGMFGVFIVGAEEGARRVGELDEEMVYESRVGDVFALGATSWRIEEITSDRVLVSPAFGQPGRVPFWKGDGLGRPAELGRAIGAFAGELASGTVDQERLEADGLDERAARNLTAFVSEQKAATGVVPTDRTLLVERFRDELGDWRLVLHSPYGTPVHAPWALAVAARIRERLGVDGSALAGDDGIVVRLPETDADPPGAELFAFEPGELETLVTEEVGGSALFASRFRESAARALLLPRRNPGRRSPLWQQRQRSAQLLEVARKYPSFPIILETVREVLQDVYDLPSLRELATDIETRRIRLVEVETDAPSPFARTLLFGYVAAFLYEGDSPLAERRAAALSLDPGLLAELLGRAELRELLDPEVIAQTERELQRLEPDRRARDAEGVVDLLRVLGPLSVGEIAERYSGAGFDTPPSAATQPAGGPPSAATQPAGTFEPMLTELARANRVLRVHIAGVERWAVVEDAARLRDALGVPLPIGVPTAFLEPVSDPVGDLVSRYLRTHGPFTATEAATRLGLGVAVVTDTLRRLAADRRAVEGEFRPGASGTEWVDPEVLRRLRARSLAALRAEVEPVPQAALGRFLPDWQHVASEPGRGGLRGIDGLVSAIDQLAGLPLPATSWESLVLPSRVRDYSPAMLDELMASGEVVWAGRGELPGGDGWVSLHLADAAPLTLPEPLALEPDPLRDRLLEALAGGGGYFFRQLASAIAMPDAEPATDTDVARALWDLVWAGVVTGDTFAGLRARLGATTTRARATPRGRAHRARARVAASLAASAPPTVAGRWSLLPTPDAVPTARATALAEQLLERYGVVTRGAVQAEGVEGGFALAYKVLATLEETGRVRRGYFVEGLGAAQFATPATVDRLRAFHGDRDDTAPPVAVTLGATDPANPYGAALGWPSGSGDGGGGFDTPPAAATQPAGGAPAAATQPAGKAAAAGQRAGGAAAADPTAGAKGRHRPGRKAGALVVLVDGALGLYVEKGGKTVLDFLDPDAEDAREAAAASLATTVRAAGGRLRVERIDGAFAVGTPLGDALVRAGFAATPQGLRLR, from the coding sequence ATGGACCCTGCGCTCGAGCGCTTCTCCCCCGCGACGAGGGAGTGGTTCGCGGGCGCGTTCCCGGAGCCGACCGCGGCCCAGGCGGGGGCATGGGAGGCGATCTCCTCGGGGCGGCACGCGCTCGTCGTGGCGCCCACGGGGTCCGGCAAGACGCTCTCGGCGTTCCTGTGGTCGCTCGACCGGCTGCTGACCTCGCCGCCCGCCGACCCCGCCACGCGCACGCGCGTGCTCTACATCTCCCCGCTCAAGGCCCTCGGCGTCGACGTCGAACGCAACCTCCGCTCGCCGCTCGTCGGCATCACGCAGACGGCGAAGCGGCTCGGCATGGCGCCCCCCGACATCCGCGTGGGCGTGCGCTCGGGCGACACGACATCCGCCGACCGACGGCTGCTCGTGCGGGAGCCCCCCGACATCCTCATCACGACGCCCGAGTCGCTCTACCTCATGCTCACGAGCCAGGCGCGCTCGACCCTCGCAGGTGTCGAGACGGTCATCGTCGACGAGATCCACGCCGTCGCCGCCACCAAGCGCGGTGCGCACCTCGCTGTGTCGCTCGAGCGGCTCGACGCGATGCTGCCGAAGCCCGCGCAGCGCATCGGGCTGTCGGCGACCGTGCGTCCGCTCGAGGAGGTCGCCCGGTTCCTCGGCGGCCGCGAGCGCGTCGAGATCGTGTCGCCGCCCATCCAGAAGACGTTCGAGCTCCGGGTCGTCGTGCCCGTCGAGGACATGACCGAGCTCGGCGCGCGGGCCACGGATGCGGCGCTCGATGACGGCGAGAAGGCCCTCGCCTCCGGCGGCTCGATCTGGCCGCACGTCGACCGGGCGATCGTCGAGGAGGTGCTGCGGCACCGGTCGACGATCGTGTTCGCGAACTCGCGGCGGCTCGCGGAGCGCATCACGGCGTCGATGAACGAGATCTACGAGGAGCTGCTGGCGGAGGGGGCGGAGGCGGGCGCGGGTGAACCCGGGGCTGGGTTCGACACGCCGCCTTCGGCGGCTACTCAACCAGCGGGTAGCGCGCAGGCGGGTAGCGCGCAGGCGGGTAGCGCGCCAGCGGGCAGCAGCTGGTTGAGTAGCGATCCGCAGGATCGCGTGTCGAAACCAGCGCCACGCAAGCCGCCCGCGCAGCTCATGGGCGCATCCGGCCAGACGGCGGGCGCCGAGCCCGTGCTCGCGCGCGCCCACCACGGCTCGGTATCGAAGGAGCAGCGCGCCCAGATCGAGGACGACCTCAAGTCGGGCCGCCTGCGCTGCGTCGTCGCGACGAGCTCGCTCGAGCTCGGCATCGACATGGGCGCCGTCGACCTCGTGATCCAGGTGGAGTCGCCGCCGAGCGTCGCATCCGGGCTCCAGCGCGTCGGCCGCGCCGGCCACCAGGTGGGCGAGATCTCGAAAGGCGTGATGTTCCCCAAGCATCGCGCGGACCTGCTGCACACCGCGATCGCGACGGAGCGGATGCGCGAGGGGCTCATCGAGGCGATCTCGATACCGCAGAACCCGCTCGACATCCTCGCCCAGCAGACCGTCGCGGCGGTCGCGCTCGACAGCCTCGACGTCGAGGAGTGGTTCGACACCGTGCGCCGCTCGGCGCCGTTCGCGACGCTCCCCCGATCCGCGTACGAGGCGACGCTCGACCTGCTCGCGGGGCGGTACCCCTCCGACGAGTTCGCCGAGCTGCGGCCGCGCGTCGTGTGGGACCGCGTGGCCGGCACGATCTCGGGGCGCCCCGGCGCGCAGCGTCTCGCGGTGACGAGCGGCGGCACGATCCCCGACCGCGGCATGTTCGGCGTGTTCATCGTCGGCGCGGAGGAGGGCGCGCGCCGCGTGGGCGAGCTCGACGAGGAGATGGTCTACGAGTCGCGCGTGGGCGATGTGTTCGCGCTCGGGGCCACGAGCTGGCGCATCGAGGAGATCACGTCCGACCGCGTGCTCGTCTCCCCCGCGTTCGGGCAGCCGGGGCGCGTGCCGTTCTGGAAGGGCGACGGGCTCGGCAGGCCCGCCGAGCTGGGGCGCGCGATCGGCGCGTTCGCGGGCGAGCTGGCATCCGGCACCGTCGACCAGGAGCGGCTCGAGGCCGACGGGCTCGACGAGCGCGCCGCCCGCAACCTCACCGCCTTCGTCTCCGAGCAGAAGGCCGCGACGGGCGTCGTGCCGACCGACCGCACGCTGCTCGTCGAGCGGTTCCGCGACGAGCTCGGCGACTGGCGGCTCGTGCTGCACTCGCCCTACGGCACCCCCGTGCACGCGCCGTGGGCGCTCGCGGTGGCGGCGCGCATCCGGGAGCGGCTCGGCGTCGACGGCTCGGCCCTGGCGGGCGACGACGGCATCGTCGTGCGGCTGCCCGAGACGGATGCCGACCCGCCCGGCGCGGAGCTCTTCGCCTTCGAGCCGGGCGAGCTCGAGACCCTCGTGACCGAGGAGGTCGGCGGATCGGCGCTCTTCGCGTCGCGGTTCCGCGAGTCGGCGGCGCGCGCCCTGCTGCTGCCGCGCCGCAACCCCGGACGCCGCTCGCCGCTCTGGCAGCAGCGGCAGCGTTCGGCGCAGCTGCTCGAGGTGGCGCGCAAGTACCCGAGCTTCCCGATCATCCTCGAGACGGTGCGCGAGGTGCTGCAGGACGTCTACGACCTGCCCTCGCTGCGCGAGCTCGCGACCGACATCGAGACCCGCCGCATCCGTCTCGTCGAGGTGGAGACGGATGCGCCCTCGCCCTTCGCGCGCACCCTGCTCTTCGGGTACGTGGCCGCGTTCCTCTACGAGGGCGACTCCCCGCTCGCGGAGCGGCGGGCCGCGGCGCTCTCGCTCGACCCCGGGCTGCTCGCGGAGCTGCTCGGGCGCGCGGAGCTGCGCGAGCTGCTCGACCCCGAGGTGATCGCGCAGACGGAGCGCGAGCTGCAGCGGCTCGAGCCCGACCGCCGGGCGCGCGACGCCGAGGGGGTCGTCGACCTGCTGCGGGTGCTCGGGCCGTTGAGCGTGGGGGAGATCGCGGAGCGGTATTCGGGGGCTGGTTTCGACACGCCGCCTTCGGCGGCTACTCAACCAGCGGGGGGACCGCCTTCGGCGGCTACTCAACCAGCGGGGACGTTCGAGCCGATGCTCACCGAGCTCGCGCGGGCCAACCGCGTGCTGCGCGTGCACATCGCGGGCGTCGAGCGGTGGGCCGTCGTCGAGGACGCCGCGCGGCTGCGCGACGCGCTCGGCGTGCCGCTGCCGATCGGCGTGCCGACGGCGTTCCTCGAGCCCGTCTCCGACCCCGTCGGCGACCTCGTCTCCCGCTACCTGCGCACCCACGGGCCGTTCACCGCGACCGAGGCGGCGACGCGACTCGGCCTCGGCGTCGCCGTCGTCACCGACACCCTGCGCCGCCTCGCGGCCGACCGCCGGGCGGTCGAGGGGGAGTTCCGTCCGGGCGCATCCGGAACCGAGTGGGTCGACCCCGAGGTGCTGCGCCGCCTGCGGGCCCGCTCCCTCGCGGCCCTGCGCGCCGAGGTCGAGCCCGTGCCGCAGGCCGCGCTCGGCCGATTCCTGCCCGACTGGCAGCACGTCGCATCCGAGCCGGGGCGCGGCGGGCTGCGCGGCATCGACGGGCTCGTGTCGGCGATCGACCAGCTCGCCGGGCTGCCCCTGCCCGCGACGAGCTGGGAGAGCCTCGTGCTGCCGAGCCGCGTGCGCGACTACAGCCCCGCGATGCTCGACGAGCTCATGGCATCCGGCGAGGTCGTGTGGGCCGGACGCGGCGAGCTGCCGGGCGGCGACGGCTGGGTGAGCCTGCACCTCGCCGACGCGGCGCCGCTGACCCTTCCCGAGCCGCTCGCGCTCGAGCCCGACCCGCTGCGCGACCGGCTGCTCGAGGCGCTCGCGGGCGGGGGCGGCTACTTCTTCCGGCAGCTCGCGTCGGCGATCGCGATGCCGGATGCCGAGCCCGCCACCGACACGGATGTCGCCCGCGCCCTGTGGGACCTCGTGTGGGCCGGCGTCGTCACGGGCGACACCTTCGCGGGGCTGCGGGCGCGGCTCGGCGCGACGACGACACGGGCGCGGGCGACGCCCCGGGGGCGGGCGCACCGGGCGCGGGCGCGCGTCGCGGCGTCGCTCGCGGCATCCGCTCCCCCGACCGTCGCCGGACGCTGGAGCCTGCTGCCGACCCCGGATGCCGTGCCCACCGCACGCGCGACGGCGCTCGCCGAGCAGCTGCTCGAGCGGTACGGCGTCGTGACGCGCGGGGCCGTGCAGGCGGAGGGCGTCGAGGGCGGCTTCGCGCTCGCGTACAAAGTGCTCGCGACGCTCGAGGAGACCGGGCGCGTGCGCCGCGGCTACTTCGTGGAGGGGCTCGGGGCCGCGCAGTTCGCGACGCCCGCGACCGTGGATCGGCTGCGGGCGTTCCACGGTGACCGCGACGACACGGCGCCGCCCGTCGCGGTGACGCTCGGGGCGACCGACCCGGCGAACCCGTACGGGGCGGCGCTGGGGTGGCCGTCGGGGTCGGGCGACGGCGGGGGTGGTTTCGATACGCCGCCTGCGGCGGCTACTCAACCAGCGGGGGGTGCGCCTGCGGCGGCTACTCAACCAGCGGGGAAGGCAGCGGCGGCGGGTCAGCGGGCGGGTGGTGCGGCGGCGGCCGACCCGACCGCGGGCGCAAAGGGTCGGCACCGGCCCGGACGCAAGGCGGGGGCCCTCGTCGTGCTCGTCGACGGGGCGCTCGGGCTGTACGTCGAGAAGGGCGGCAAGACGGTGCTCGACTTCCTCGACCCGGATGCCGAGGACGCCCGCGAGGCCGCCGCGGCATCCCTCGCCACGACGGTGCGCGCCGCGGGCGGGCGGCTGCGCGTCGAGCGCATCGACGGCGCCTTCGCCGTGGGCACCCCGCTCGGCGACGCCCTCGTGCGCGCCGGCTTCGCCGCCACCCCGCAGGGGCTGCGGCTGCGGTGA
- a CDS encoding DUF2510 domain-containing protein, producing MSHADVAPAAEGWRPDPAHATLERWWDGVAWTEFTRPAPPPPNPLARRIPVRDYVHRKPDPDTRAVAWIAWSPGWITFGLLPLSLLTMASALASLLVPVVAGLAALALLLLARRDARQLYDRGFARRPSVAWMLLTPVAYLFARRRALGEGRAHIVLIAVQLGLIGVGFFIYESITLGLVALSERIAETPAS from the coding sequence ATGTCGCACGCGGATGTCGCGCCCGCCGCCGAGGGGTGGCGCCCCGACCCGGCGCATGCGACTCTCGAGCGCTGGTGGGACGGCGTTGCCTGGACCGAGTTCACCCGCCCCGCACCGCCGCCGCCGAACCCGCTCGCCCGCCGCATCCCCGTCCGCGACTACGTGCATCGCAAGCCCGACCCCGACACGCGCGCCGTCGCCTGGATCGCGTGGTCGCCGGGCTGGATCACCTTCGGCCTCCTGCCGCTCTCGCTCCTGACGATGGCGAGCGCACTCGCATCCCTGCTCGTGCCCGTCGTCGCGGGGCTCGCCGCGCTCGCGCTCCTCCTCCTCGCGCGCCGAGACGCCCGCCAACTCTACGATCGAGGTTTCGCACGCCGCCCCTCCGTCGCCTGGATGCTGCTCACGCCCGTCGCGTACCTCTTCGCGCGTCGCCGCGCGCTCGGCGAGGGTCGGGCCCATATCGTGCTCATCGCGGTGCAGCTCGGGCTCATCGGCGTCGGCTTCTTCATCTACGAGTCGATCACGCTCGGCCTGGTCGCCTTGAGCGAGCGCATCGCCGAGACACCGGCCTCCTGA